One Apteryx mantelli isolate bAptMan1 chromosome 17, bAptMan1.hap1, whole genome shotgun sequence genomic window, GGCGTGTCTCTTTGAGGCTGTGGTCACCATGGAATACATGGTCTACTACAACTTCTTTGCCTGTGTGTTGTTGCCTCTCCTCCTTATGTTTGGTATCTACTTGAAAATCTTCATGGCTGCCCGACGACAGCTCAAGCAGATGGAGAACAAGATGGTACATGGGGAACGCTCACGCTCCACTTTGCAAAAGGAAGTCCATGCGGCCAAGTCTTTAGCCATCATTGTTGGGTTGTTTGCAATCTGCTGGCTTCCACTACATATTATTAACTGTTTCACCCTTTTTTGCCCAAACTGTGCCCGTGCTCCCCTCTGGCTGATGTATTTGGCCATTATCCTGTCTCATGCCAACTCAGTTGTAAATCCTCTGATTTATGCCTACCGGATCAGGGAGTTCCGTCACACCTTCCGTAAAATCATCAGCCAGCATATCCTGGGCCGGAAGGAGCAGTTCAAGGCAGGAACAGCCAGCTCTAGGACTTCCACGCATGGTGGGGATGGGGAGAATGCTAGCATACGAATCGGTGAGTATGCATTAGAGGTATACACCAATGGAGAGATCCACAGGGATCCTGAAAAGCAGGACTTGAACAAATGCAAAGCAGGCTTGGAATGGCACCAGAATGGAAATGCTCTGGACATGGAGACAAATGGGCATCTCCCACATTCCTGCAAAAATGGGATTCTCTCAGATGCATGCGTGAACAGGGAGCTTCATAGTGAAGAGCTAATTGATGCCCATGTCTCTTACTCGGATCTAGAAAGCACAGCCTTTGCAGCAGCTGATGTTTCCTGATGACTCTTTCAAAAAGTCTTCCTGGtagaattactttttttccatTGGTGGCCTCTGCTGTGGCAGAAAGGGACGTTGGGGGTCGGGGGGAGAGGTTTGTATTAAGATTGCTGTGGAGAAAGGTGTCCCTACCCAGGACTCCTGGGAAGATCCTAAATACTAGACTGGAGATAAAGCCAAGAGACCATTAAAATGGACTAGAGGAAGGGACACATTACCCATCAAAGACCTGTCACCAGGAGCAGTGCCAAGGTCAGGGATGGCATTCCAAGTTCAGCACTGGGAGAACTCCGTTGATGCAGGGCGTGTTGTGACATTATGCTGTACTGTGTGTCCATGGTTGTACGTCGGTTTTGCTGTCTCTACCGAGAGAAATAAAAGCATGGCTGGAAGTATTCATTTAAttgcaaagagcaacagggagGGGCCTTTTAGTACTTTGGCCCTGCAACAAACTGAAGGGGGATAGCAACATCTGTTGGTCGGGGAGGATGCCAAcagcttctcagagaaggaaggAATTTACCTGATGGGAACTTTGAATACCTTCAACCATGGCATTTTGTTTTCGGTTTGTGTTTTTAAACTTATACTGTAACAGGTTCCTCAGATGTTTTTTCCTGTCTTGATTAGATTACTTAATGTTAAGTTATAAAAGCTGGGCAAGAACTCATATCCATTCCCTGAGTGCTCAATGTTCCAGATGCACAAGACAAATATAACCTCGTAGCCCTCCACTTTGTCTAGCAAATAATGAAAACGGAGACTCAAGTATGGAGTTCCCTTAGCCAAAAGGCTGTTAGCAGGGCTTGGTGCTGCAGGCTGTAGAGGAGCAGACCAGGTTCTGGTCTGTTCCCAGAGGTGATCCAGCAATGCCCTGAGGTGTTGTGGAGAGCCAGCAGGTGTGCGAAGTGTCTACAGACTGGTGGGCACTGACGGgttctgcttttttcctctctctctggctTGTCCTCCTGTGCACCTAGAATGCTAACTCTTTCCATGGCCCTAAGTGTGTGTGAGCCATGGTCATCTTTCTTATTTTAGTCGTGTTCATCCTCACCCAAAAAGttgtagttttttctttttttctctaggGGGTGGgcagaacacacacacatacccaaCACTTCCTTTTGGAATTCCAGGGAGCTGTTTGATGAACACCTTTTCTCTGTGATTTCGGTTGATTCCTGATGTGCTTTACTGTGGAGCCCCATGTGTCCCTGCAGTGCAGAGGCCTTTTGATGTCCAGCAGAGCTGGGTCAGTGTCTAGTTAGAAAATGCTCCTACTTTGGAGAGCTGGAAGGCATCAGTACTAGTGGCAATCTACTTAGAAACCACATTAGTCTGTCCATGTAAGAGAAATCTGCAAATCTGTGCTGCAGTAAGGGCATGTGCTGATGTGGTTTGTTGTAGAGAAGTCTTACAGCAGTTTGGGTGATATTTTGCTCTGTCATTTACGAAGCCTGGTAGCTCAAGGACAGCAGAGAGCCACACCAGCTTGTATTCTACCTTAAGACTGTTCAGTCTTTGTTTTCTAGACAAATATTCCAGTATCATGTCCAACACCACCACCCTTCTGGGACTGGAGACAGGCAGTAATGATCCTACTGGAAAGCTCAAAGTCTGGTAGTTCCAGATATCTGGAGATTCTTCCTAGCTTAAAAAATCAGAGGTATCAGCCCTCAACTCTGAATCTTCCTGGTGTCTGCCTGCTGAACATTTCAGAACTCAAATCAGTCATTTTCAGAAAGGAGAGGGGAACTGGGTTTTAATATTTCAGGAATAGCAGAAGATTAGGTTTGTGTGTTCTCcttccacatttattttaaatattgcaaactattaaaatgaaaagaattttatttttgccAGTCCCCCTGGATGAAGATGGGAAGTGGTTTATAACTGCTAAGCGCGTTTAAGTATGAAATGACCCCAGGCTAGCACAGAACTTATTTTGAGATGGATAAAAGGATGTGGTCAGCCCCACAGTCTTTAGCAGAAAGACAGGCAAGAACGTAAGAACATAGAACAATAGACTTCACAGTTTAATTGAATTGCTGCTTTCTTGGCATGACTCTTCTACGTAGTCTAACGTCAGAGGAGTGGATTATCACTCCAGCACCATTAACACACACTAAGCCATTTCCCTGTAACTGACGTTGTAGGTAGTTCTTCTGTAAGGTGACTTGGGATCTTGTTGCTCTTGATCTTTCTTGATGGAATATATCTGTAGGTTGTTTGAGGGATCTCTCCTCTGACCTCCTGTAACAGCAGCAGATTTCAGTCAGGAAAATGGGGGTCTGATCTCATCGGGCCTCAGCTGGAAGCTGAAATGTTTCTATGAATAGCACAAGATCACATCCGGTATTCATGTCAATAACAATGAGGTCCACAAAGAagcagagcagggaaggaagTGTGGGAAAATACCAGCATCGCTCGTGTGCTGGAACACGCACAAGTGCAGAAGTGTCTCTTATTGAGCTTTAGTTGACATGTAAAAGGATGTTTTATGCTACATTGCATCAGACTTCCAACAGCTGATGCGGGTTGGTTGCTTTCTATTGTTTCCTGAGCTGCTTCACACTCAATTGTGGCAGCTTCTTGCTTCGTTGCCGCAAGAAAGAACTGATCTGTGTTGATGTGACACACTTGGGATAATTCCTCTGGAAAACTTTTCTACCCAGCTGGATTGCCATATAAGATTACTGAGTTCCCAGATGTCTTGAAATTAGTTTTTCTGTGGCTGTTTGAAGTGCCCCCAAGTCTGTCCAGTCCCTTTCAATATTAGTGATTCAGATTCGAAATGAAAAGGATGTGCGAAGGGCCTGTGGGATGTGTGTAGGAGGGAGTGTAGTGGGTGTAAGTGGGTTTATATGGAATTAGAAGTCTGTAGTCACAGGAAGGAAGGGATGGACAACTGCACCGTATGTTGTGTGCCTTCTGGCAAACTTATGTCTGAGATGGACCTTCAGAAAGTGTTTCCGAAGCGATTGTTGTGGGGAGCATGAGATTTTTGGGCAGAATTTTGGACTTCTTGTATCCTGTTTTCTAGGGATTATGATTTTGAGACTTCATTCCTTTTTTGAAAAAGAGGCTTTAGGGTCCCATGAATGAAGTGtttgcttcccttctcctcctcttagTGCTCTCCACTCTTGAGAAAAATACCTATCTTCCAAACTGCATAGGACAGGGATCATTAAAACGTGAAAATTAAATAATTCTTCCTAACCTCCCCACTCATATCCCAATTTTTCTTCCAGCTAGAGAATGTTTAGTTGATGAAATGTAGCTGTTCTGGATAAACAAAGATGGTACCAAGACAAAGGTAAAAATGAGGTGACCATCAGGAGAGGCTGGACAAGACCTCTTTGGGAACCAAGATACAGTGGGTCCAGAGAGTAAGAGCTGGGTAAGAAGAGACTGATTTCATTGAACTGGAGCGTCTTACTAAAAATGGTTCGAGACCCACAGAGAGATGTGGTGCCTTATTTTGAGTGAGGGAATTCTAGGAATTTCACTATTCCCTGCAGACTCATATGCTCcaggttttttttgctttataggGTTTTGGAGAAAGTAAAGTTCTGATCAGCTGCCAGGATTAATTTTATCAAGTGTTCTTCTTAGGGCCCTCTCCTCAATAGGGCAATTTATTTGCGTGT contains:
- the ADORA2A gene encoding adenosine receptor A2a, whose amino-acid sequence is MLVHGKEDFLSDVAYIILELVIAVLAILGNILVCWAVYLNSNLQNVTNYFVVSLAAADIAVGVLAIPFAITISTGFCAFFYGCLFIACFVLVLTQSSIFSLLAIAIDRIIAIRIPLRYNGLVTGSRAKGIIAICWVLSFIIGLTPMLGWHKRSQIEEQGTNKSSPINCSNSMVACLFEAVVTMEYMVYYNFFACVLLPLLLMFGIYLKIFMAARRQLKQMENKMVHGERSRSTLQKEVHAAKSLAIIVGLFAICWLPLHIINCFTLFCPNCARAPLWLMYLAIILSHANSVVNPLIYAYRIREFRHTFRKIISQHILGRKEQFKAGTASSRTSTHGGDGENASIRIGEYALEVYTNGEIHRDPEKQDLNKCKAGLEWHQNGNALDMETNGHLPHSCKNGILSDACVNRELHSEELIDAHVSYSDLESTAFAAADVS